The Primulina eburnea isolate SZY01 chromosome 8, ASM2296580v1, whole genome shotgun sequence genome contains a region encoding:
- the LOC140839094 gene encoding uncharacterized protein, whose translation MGALSKYNPGTVVEWKHLRPYDHPHKVLNFVFWAFRPCIDGFRHCRNVISVDGTHMYTKYRHKLLIAVTLDANNQVFPLAFALVDEENYESWHWFLSNVARHVTRGCSGVCLISDRHAGITSAVQDLLTSSLLLVFIVSV comes from the coding sequence ATGGGAGCTTTGTCGAAGTACAATCCAGGAACTGTCGTAGAATGGAAGCATCTTCGACCGTATGACCATCCACATaaagttttgaactttgtgtttTGGGCATTCAGACCATGTATAGATGGTTTCCGACATTGTCGCAACGTAATCAGTGTAGACGGTACCCATATGTACACCAAATATAGGCACAAACTACTCATAGCAGTAACATTGGATGCCAATAACCAGGTTTTTCCGCTAGCATTTGCGCTTGTTGACGAAGAAAATTATGAGTCTTGGCATTGGTTCCTCAGTAATGTTGCACGACATGTTACCAGAGGTTGTAGTGGTGTGTGCCTTATATCTGATAGACATGCGGGTATAACAAGTGCAGTTCAAGATCTCCTGACTTCAAGCCTCCTCTTGGTGTTCATCGTTTCTGTTTGA
- the LOC140837840 gene encoding uncharacterized protein: MFELPTLDCMYLYVDSSPVLQNVSDYDFDAFMPVITQGLGTVGLNEAGPSMYHVDEQSAQTYSGIDTGPWDHHITTHTEEDYAWGMNRTRELDFSSGGWDHHITGPSVVDVAWGYSRTGQLDANIPAQITEHMPEHDDLFGDSSHHVMNSDDDLYATSSDGEDDHHVDNANEGTSARVLMSGATMTENIPIAPEQHLREIPQFFNEVYHEQIPDSFGNPSASRTNFYNHERPELGVKMVFNSKGELIASVKDFSVRVLRREYIVVESSPTIWKVKSKNWSEGGNCGWGLRASFKKSLGYFMITKYGGDHTCMSTQVGIDHHNLDVNMIANTLLGIVRCDPAYEIKYVRESIK; the protein is encoded by the coding sequence ATGTTTGAGTTGCCGACACTGGACTGCATGTACTTGTATGTTGATTCATCGCCAGTGTTACAGAACGTAAGTGATTACGATTTTGATGCATTCATGCCTGTAATAACGCAAGGTTTGGGAACAGTAGGTTTGAATGAAGCGGGACCTTCTATGTATCATGTCGATGAACAGTCAGCTCAGACCTACTCTGGGATCGACACTGGTCCTTGGGATCACCATATCACCACTCACACTGAAGAAGACTATGCATGGGGGATGAATAGAACTCGAGAATTGGATTTTTCCTCAGGGGGTTGGGATCATCATATCACGGGTCCATCAGTAGTTGATGTCGCATGGGGTTATAGTAGAACAGGTCAATTGGATGCAAATATTCCCGCCCAAATTACAGAACACATGCCTGAGCATGATGATTTATTCGGGGATAGTTCGCATCATGTCATGAATAGCGATGATGATTTGTATGCTACATCAAGTGACGGAGAAGATGATCATCATGTTGACAATGCAAATGAAGGGACATCGGCGCGTGTGTTAATGTCTGGAGCAACAATGACAGAGAACATTCCTATTGCACCGGAGCAACATTTACGTGAAATTCCTCAATTTTTCAATGAAGTCTATCATGAGCAAATTCCAGATTCATTTGGTAATCCTTCTGCATCACGAACAAACTTTTACAATCATGAAAGGCCAGAGCTCGGTGTAAAAATGGTTTTTAATAGCAAAGGTGAGTTAATAGCGTCTGTGAAGGATTTTTCTGTTCGGGTTTTGAGACGTGAATATATCGTTGTCGAAAGTTCTCCGACAATTTGGAAGGTCAAATCCAAGAACTGGTCCGAAGGTGGCAATTGTGGGTGGGGACTTCGAGCATCATTCAAAAAAAGTTTAGGCTACTTCATGATCACAAAATATGGCGGTGATCACACATGCATGTCTACCCAAGTCGGTATAGATCACCACAACCTTGACGTAAACATGATAGCCAATACACTTTTGGGAATCGTACGTTGTGATCCTGCATACGAAATCAAATATGTGCGAGAAagtattaaataa